One genomic region from Ornithinicoccus hortensis encodes:
- a CDS encoding cytochrome c oxidase subunit 4 — MRVKTLSTEFKTFALLVPFFVVVAAVYAYFTDPMEWVGIVGLSLTACLCAFIAGFIWLTSRKVDDRPEDNELGEISDAATDNYGFFSPHSWWPLWLGLSSAVVFLGVAIGWWLVMIAAPFMALATVGWTFEYFRGEKAV; from the coding sequence GTGAGGGTCAAGACACTGTCGACCGAGTTCAAGACGTTCGCCCTGCTGGTGCCCTTCTTCGTCGTGGTCGCGGCCGTCTACGCCTACTTCACCGACCCGATGGAGTGGGTCGGGATCGTCGGGCTGTCGTTGACCGCCTGCCTGTGCGCGTTCATCGCCGGCTTCATCTGGTTGACCTCGCGCAAGGTCGACGACCGGCCCGAGGACAACGAACTCGGCGAGATCTCCGACGCGGCGACGGACAACTACGGCTTCTTCAGCCCCCACTCCTGGTGGCCGCTTTGGCTCGGACTGTCTAGTGCCGTGGTCTTCCTCGGCGTGGCCATCGGCTGGTGGTTGGTCATGATCGCCGCCCCGTTCATGGCCCTGGCCACCGTCGGCTGGACCTTCGAGTACTTCCGGGGCGAGAAGGCCGTCTGA
- a CDS encoding MFS transporter, whose protein sequence is MVKNLPPVGRTFTHLLVNTAVAGLTTSFLWFALTFWAYLETRSVLATGVIGGAYMLFVSASSIVFGSVVDHHRKITVMRLSSVTTLVLFVVAAVFYHRVPGAALTDLQQPWFWMLAVLILIGSVVEHMRNIALSTCVTILVPEAERARANGLVGTAQGITFLATSVLSGLAIGYLGMGWTMVVACAAVGIGLVHLLTIRMPQEPEPAAAGSDDQGRVAIRGSIALIAASAGLFALIFFSTFNNFIGGVYMALMDPYGLEMFDVTVWGLVLGATSLGFIVGGGLVARFGLGPRPVRTMLLCVVAMGALGAVFTIREWAWLFVVGIFLYMCLIPAIEAAEQTIIQRVVPLERQGRVFGFAMAVETAAAPLTAFLIAPIAARWIIPFARSESGQLAIEPLVGAGTPVSRGIALVFLGAGLIMVVVGLLALVSPAYRALSTTYAAAVPPPTAELGQPVTPTAGEVVATASAAAALTLSPPPPPDGAGSAADVAGVPPPGAPRDGHVPQDP, encoded by the coding sequence ATGGTGAAGAACCTCCCCCCGGTCGGCCGCACGTTCACCCACCTGCTGGTGAACACGGCCGTCGCCGGGCTGACGACCAGCTTCCTGTGGTTCGCGCTGACCTTCTGGGCCTATCTTGAGACGAGATCGGTGCTGGCCACCGGCGTGATCGGCGGTGCCTACATGCTGTTCGTCTCGGCGAGCAGCATCGTCTTCGGCTCGGTCGTGGACCACCACCGCAAGATCACCGTGATGAGACTGTCGTCGGTGACCACGCTGGTCCTGTTCGTGGTGGCCGCGGTCTTCTACCACCGGGTCCCCGGCGCCGCCCTGACCGACCTGCAGCAGCCCTGGTTCTGGATGCTCGCGGTGCTCATCCTGATCGGGTCCGTCGTGGAGCACATGCGCAACATCGCCCTGTCCACCTGCGTCACCATCCTGGTGCCGGAGGCCGAGCGGGCACGCGCCAACGGACTGGTCGGCACGGCCCAGGGGATCACCTTCCTCGCGACCAGCGTGCTCTCCGGACTGGCCATCGGGTACCTCGGCATGGGCTGGACCATGGTGGTCGCCTGCGCCGCCGTGGGCATCGGGCTGGTCCACCTGCTGACGATCCGGATGCCCCAGGAGCCCGAGCCCGCCGCGGCCGGCTCCGACGACCAGGGCAGGGTCGCCATCCGGGGATCGATCGCGCTCATCGCGGCATCCGCGGGACTGTTCGCGCTGATCTTCTTCTCGACCTTCAACAATTTCATCGGTGGCGTCTACATGGCCCTGATGGATCCCTACGGCCTGGAGATGTTCGACGTCACCGTGTGGGGGCTGGTCCTCGGCGCCACCTCGCTCGGGTTCATCGTCGGCGGCGGCCTGGTCGCCAGGTTCGGTCTCGGGCCCCGACCGGTGCGCACCATGTTGCTGTGCGTCGTCGCCATGGGCGCGCTGGGCGCCGTCTTCACCATCCGCGAGTGGGCCTGGCTCTTCGTGGTGGGGATCTTCCTCTACATGTGTCTGATCCCTGCCATCGAGGCGGCCGAGCAGACCATCATCCAGCGGGTGGTCCCGCTGGAACGTCAGGGCCGGGTCTTCGGGTTCGCGATGGCCGTGGAGACCGCCGCGGCCCCGCTGACCGCCTTCCTCATCGCCCCGATCGCCGCGCGCTGGATCATCCCCTTCGCGCGGTCGGAGTCCGGGCAGCTGGCCATCGAGCCGCTCGTGGGCGCCGGCACCCCGGTCTCCCGGGGCATCGCCCTCGTCTTCCTCGGCGCCGGCCTGATCATGGTCGTGGTCGGGCTGCTCGCCCTCGTCTCCCCCGCCTACCGGGCGCTGTCGACCACCTACGCGGCTGCGGTGCCGCCCCCCACCGCAGAACTAGGGCAACCGGTGACGCCGACTGCCGGCGAGGTGGTGGCGACTGCCTCGGCCGCTGCTGCCCTCACGCTCTCGCCCCCACCCCCACCCGATGGTGCAGGGAGTGCAGCGGACGTTGCTGGGGTGCCACCACCGGGCGCCCCGCGCGACGGGCACGTTCCCCAGGACCCCTAG
- a CDS encoding metallopeptidase family protein encodes MTREEFEDAVGDALDQVPPELMDLLDNVVFFVEDEPPDDDPELLGVYDGTPLTERDLSWGGTMPDRITIFRGPTLRMCRDRQEVIEEVAVTVVHEIAHHFGIEEDRLHALGWG; translated from the coding sequence ATGACCCGTGAGGAGTTCGAGGACGCCGTCGGTGACGCCTTGGACCAGGTCCCACCGGAGTTGATGGACCTGCTCGACAACGTCGTGTTCTTCGTCGAGGACGAGCCGCCCGACGACGACCCCGAGCTCTTGGGCGTCTACGACGGCACCCCGCTGACCGAGCGCGACCTGTCCTGGGGCGGGACCATGCCGGACCGGATCACCATCTTCCGAGGACCCACCCTGCGGATGTGCCGGGACCGGCAGGAGGTCATCGAGGAGGTGGCCGTCACGGTGGTCCACGAGATCGCCCACCACTTCGGCATCGAGGAAGACCGGCTGCACGCACTGGGCTGGGGTTGA
- a CDS encoding cytochrome b produces the protein MSTTHVPQGADALRGGDSPAGTVRSDSPTAEVASNPTLPPPLVWADERLGAAKGMRFMMKKIFPDHWSFLLGEIAMYSMIICLITGTFLTFWFVPSMGHVVYDGSFVPLQGVGMSEAYASTLDISFEIKGGLLIRQMHHWAALLFIVGIALHVARVFFTGAFRKPREINWVIGAVLSLLACIEGFAGYSLPDDLLSGTGIRAMNGFMQSAPVIGSYMTFFVFGGEFPGELIIPRLFIAHVLLLPALLVGLFTAHIVLVMVHKHTQFPGPGRTNDNVVGFPFMPVYLAKAGGFFFIVFGVVALISALVTINAVWVYGPYDPTQVTAGSQPDFYMWFSDGALRLLPGWLEFELWGFTWSFNIFLGSLVLLPLVWIILGAYPFLEAWITGDKREHHLLDRPRNAPVRTAIGAAGISMYVVLALATVNDILAIKLHLSINDITNSFRVAFFVLPIVVFMVVKRVCLSLQRADHDLVMHGVESGRIVRTPEGKFYEHHEPLSPSDRWHLVQHEPQRPLSVTEGSEVDEHGVREPRGMLYKARRALSEFYFKDRVEPVTPTELAAAHHHGETEALPAGESEDERAEALEPGQHH, from the coding sequence ATGAGCACCACACACGTGCCGCAGGGCGCGGACGCGCTGCGCGGCGGCGACTCGCCGGCCGGGACCGTGCGGTCCGACAGCCCCACGGCGGAGGTCGCGAGCAACCCCACGTTGCCGCCCCCGCTGGTCTGGGCCGACGAACGGCTGGGCGCTGCCAAGGGCATGCGCTTCATGATGAAGAAGATCTTCCCGGACCACTGGTCGTTCCTGTTGGGCGAGATCGCGATGTACTCGATGATCATCTGCCTGATCACCGGGACCTTCCTGACCTTCTGGTTCGTCCCGAGCATGGGCCACGTCGTCTACGACGGGTCCTTCGTGCCGCTGCAGGGCGTCGGGATGAGCGAGGCCTACGCCTCCACCCTGGACATCTCCTTCGAGATCAAGGGCGGGCTCCTGATCCGGCAGATGCACCACTGGGCCGCGCTGCTGTTCATCGTGGGCATCGCGCTCCACGTGGCCCGGGTCTTCTTCACCGGCGCGTTCCGCAAGCCCCGTGAGATCAACTGGGTGATCGGTGCGGTCCTGTCGCTGCTGGCCTGCATCGAGGGCTTCGCCGGGTACTCCCTCCCGGACGACCTGCTCTCCGGCACCGGCATCCGGGCGATGAACGGCTTCATGCAGTCCGCCCCGGTCATCGGGTCCTACATGACCTTCTTCGTCTTCGGCGGGGAGTTCCCGGGCGAGTTGATCATCCCCCGCCTCTTCATCGCCCACGTGCTGCTGCTGCCGGCGCTCCTGGTCGGGCTGTTCACCGCCCACATCGTGCTGGTCATGGTGCACAAGCACACCCAGTTCCCCGGCCCGGGCCGGACCAACGACAACGTGGTCGGCTTCCCGTTCATGCCGGTGTACCTGGCCAAGGCCGGCGGCTTCTTCTTCATCGTGTTCGGTGTCGTCGCCCTCATCTCGGCACTGGTCACGATCAACGCCGTGTGGGTCTACGGACCCTACGACCCGACACAGGTCACCGCAGGGTCCCAGCCGGACTTCTACATGTGGTTCTCCGACGGGGCGCTGCGCCTGTTGCCCGGCTGGCTCGAGTTCGAGTTGTGGGGCTTCACCTGGAGCTTCAACATCTTTCTGGGCTCGTTGGTGCTGCTCCCCCTCGTCTGGATCATCCTGGGCGCCTACCCGTTCCTGGAGGCCTGGATCACCGGTGACAAGCGCGAGCACCACCTGCTGGACCGCCCGCGCAACGCCCCGGTCCGGACCGCCATCGGTGCCGCAGGCATCTCGATGTATGTGGTGCTCGCCCTGGCGACGGTCAACGACATCCTGGCGATCAAGTTGCACCTGTCGATCAACGACATCACCAACTCGTTCCGGGTGGCCTTCTTCGTCCTGCCGATCGTGGTGTTCATGGTGGTCAAGCGGGTCTGTCTGTCGTTGCAGCGGGCCGACCACGACCTGGTCATGCACGGCGTGGAGTCGGGCCGGATCGTGCGCACCCCCGAGGGCAAGTTCTACGAGCACCACGAGCCGCTCTCGCCCAGCGACCGGTGGCACCTGGTCCAGCACGAGCCGCAGCGCCCGCTGTCGGTGACCGAGGGGTCCGAGGTCGACGAGCACGGCGTGCGCGAGCCGCGGGGCATGCTCTACAAGGCCCGCCGGGCGCTGTCCGAGTTCTACTTCAAGGACCGGGTCGAGCCCGTCACCCCCACCGAGCTGGCGGCCGCACACCACCACGGTGAGACCGAGGCCCTGCCCGCGGGCGAGTCCGAGGACGAGCGGGCCGAGGCCCTGGAGCCGGGTCAGCATCACTGA
- a CDS encoding ubiquinol-cytochrome c reductase iron-sulfur subunit encodes MSDTTQELAPHGGENSAATTDRFENPGIPPHVPRRADVDPKAAKRAERQVAALFTLSMLGTLGFIAVYFFMEEGQRGWVFWIGEMDVYHLGLGLTLAVSLLGIGLGAGHWAKTLMSDVEVSEERHPQASDDQARLETAQHLSRGYRSAQLNRRPLLLMTAGGALSLFALPLALQVAGGLGPLPGNKLSITNWKKDMRLMIDPSGTPIRPEHVTQGSVFHVMPEGFVGEAAHELDPSVMMTAKAKDSIILVRLDPAKIKSSKQREWGYQGIVAYSKICTHVGCPVALYEQQTHHLLCPCHQSTFDMTDDCKVIFGPAKRPLPQLPITVDGEGYLVAADGFAEPVGPSFWERG; translated from the coding sequence GTGAGTGACACCACCCAGGAGCTGGCACCGCACGGAGGAGAGAACTCCGCCGCGACGACCGACCGGTTCGAGAACCCGGGGATCCCGCCGCACGTCCCGCGTCGCGCCGACGTGGACCCCAAGGCCGCCAAGCGCGCCGAGCGCCAGGTCGCGGCCCTGTTCACCCTCTCGATGCTGGGCACGCTGGGCTTCATCGCCGTCTACTTCTTCATGGAGGAAGGCCAGCGCGGCTGGGTCTTCTGGATCGGCGAGATGGACGTCTACCACCTGGGTCTCGGGCTGACCCTGGCGGTTTCGCTGCTGGGCATCGGACTCGGTGCCGGGCACTGGGCCAAGACCCTGATGTCCGACGTCGAGGTCTCCGAGGAGCGCCACCCCCAGGCCTCCGACGACCAGGCCAGGCTGGAGACCGCCCAGCACCTGTCCCGCGGCTACCGCAGCGCCCAGTTGAACCGGCGCCCACTGCTGCTGATGACCGCCGGTGGTGCGCTGAGCCTGTTCGCGCTGCCGCTGGCCCTGCAGGTCGCCGGCGGGTTGGGCCCGCTGCCCGGCAACAAGCTGTCGATCACCAACTGGAAGAAGGACATGCGCCTGATGATCGACCCGTCAGGCACCCCGATCCGGCCCGAGCACGTCACCCAGGGCTCGGTCTTCCACGTCATGCCCGAGGGCTTCGTCGGGGAGGCGGCCCACGAGCTGGACCCGAGCGTGATGATGACCGCCAAGGCGAAGGACTCGATCATCCTCGTCCGCCTCGACCCGGCGAAGATCAAGAGCAGCAAGCAACGCGAGTGGGGCTACCAGGGCATCGTGGCCTACTCCAAGATCTGCACCCACGTCGGCTGCCCCGTGGCGCTGTACGAACAGCAGACCCACCACTTGCTGTGTCCGTGCCACCAGTCGACCTTCGACATGACCGATGACTGCAAGGTCATCTTCGGTCCGGCCAAGCGCCCGCTGCCCCAGCTGCCGATCACCGTCGACGGCGAGGGCTACCTCGTCGCGGCGGACGGTTTCGCCGAGCCGGTGGGCCCGAGCTTCTGGGAGCGTGGCTGA